A single window of Plectropomus leopardus isolate mb chromosome 12, YSFRI_Pleo_2.0, whole genome shotgun sequence DNA harbors:
- the mau2 gene encoding MAU2 chromatid cohesion factor homolog isoform X1 — MAASTEAPEPWYLALLGFAEHFRTSSPPKIRLCVHCLQAVFQFNPPPRVEARTHLQLGSVLYRHTKNSQLSQTHLEKAWFISQHISQFEDVKFEAASILSEFYCQQNLVDSAKPVLRKAIQISQQTPYWHCRLLFQLAQLHALEKDLVSACDLLGVGAEYARVMGSEYTRALFLLSKGMLLLMERKLGEVHPLLSLCGTIVENWQGNPIQKESLRVFFLVLQVTHYLDAGQVKSVKPCLKQLQQCIQTISTLHDDEILPTNPAALFHWLPKEHMCVLVYLVTVMHSMQAGYLEKAQKYTDKALMQLEKLKMLDSSPILSTFQVILLEHIIMCRLVTGHKATALQEISQVCQLCQQSPRLFTNHAAQLHTLLGLYCVSVNCMDNAEAQFTAALQMTTHQELWTFIVTNLASVYIREGNRHQELYSLLERINPDHNFPVSSHCLRAAAFYIRGLLSFFQGRYNEAKRFLRETLKMSNAEDLNRLTACSLVLLGHIFFVLGNHRESNNMVVPAMQLASKIPDMSVQLWSSALLKDLNKACGNTIDAHEAAQMHQNFSQQLLQDHIAACSLPEHNLISWTDGLPPVQFQPQNGPATSLANLL, encoded by the exons ATGGCAGCGAGCACAGAGGCCCCGGAGCCCTGGTACCTAGCCCTGCTGGGCTTCGCAGAACATTTCCGCACGTCGAGTCCGCCGAAGATCCGGCTGTGCGTCCACTGTCTGCAGGCAGTGTTTCAGTTCAACCCGCCTCCGAGGGTCGAGGCCCGGACTCACCTTCAGCTGGGCTCGGTGCTGTACCGACACACAAAGAACAGCCAGCTGTCCCAAACTCACCTGGAGAAAGCG TGGTTCATATCACAACAT ATCTCCCAATTTGAAGATGTGAAGTTTGAAGCAGCAAGTATCCTGTCAGAGTTCTACTGTCAGCAG AACTTGGTGGACTCTGCAAAACCAGTGCTGCGGAAGGCCATCCAGATCTCACAGCAAACACCCTACTGGCACTGCAGACTACTTTTTCAGCTCGCA CAACTACATGCACTGGAAAAGGACTTGGTATCTGCGTGTGATCTCCTTGGAGTCGGAGCAGAGTACGCAAGAGTGATGGGCTCAGAGTACACAAG AGCTCTGTTTTTACTAAGTAAAGGAATG ctgctgctgatggagcGGAAGCTGGGCGAGGTGCACCCTCTGCTGTCACTGTGCGGGACCATTGTAGAGAACTGGCAGGGAAACCCCATTCAGAAGGAATCCCTCAGGGTCTTTTTCCTGGTGCTGCAAGTTACACACTACCTGGATGCTGGACAG GTAAAGAGTGTGAAGCCGTGTCTGAAGCAGCTTCAGCAGTGTATCCAGACCATCTCCACTCTCCACGATGATGAGATCCTTCCCACTAATCCAGCGGCTCTCTTCCACTGGCTGCCCAAAGAGCacatgtgtgtgcttgtgtaccTG GTGACAGTGATGCACTCCATGCAGGCGGGCTACTTGGAGAAGGCACAGAAGTACACAGACAAAGCTCTCATGCAGCTGGAGAAGCTGAAGA TGCTGGACAGCAGTCCCATCCTGTCCACGTTCCAAGTCATCCTGCTGGAGCACATCATCATGTGCCGGCTGGTCACCGGACACAAAGCCACAGCTTTACAAGAG ATTTCTCAGGTTTGCCAGCTTTGTCAGCAGTCTCCCCGGCTGTTTACAAATCATGCTGCTCAGCTTCATACACTACTG GGCCTCTACTGTGTTTCCGTGAACTGTATGGATAATGCTGAAGCTCAGTTCACTGCTGCTCTACAG aTGACAACGCACCAAGAGCTGTGGACATTTATTGTGACCAACCTGGCCAGCGTCTACATCCGGGAAGGCAACAGACATCAAGAG ctttacagccttcTAGAGAGAATTAATCCTGATCACAACTTTCCTGTCAG CTCTCATTGTCTACGAGCTGCAGCGTTTTACATCAGAGGGCTTCTGTCTTTCTTCCAGGGACGTTACAACGAGGCCAA AAGATTTCTGAGGGAGACCCTGAAGATGTCTAATGCTGAGGATCTGAACAGGCTGACTGCCTGCTCACTGGTCCTGCTGGGTCACATCTTCTTTGTCCTGGGCAACCACAGG GAAAGTAACAATATGGTGGTTCCTGCCATGCAGCTGGCCAGCAAGATCCCAGACATGTCCGTGCAGCTCTGGTCCTCTGCGCTTCTCAAAG ATCTGAACAAGGCTTGTGGAAACACCATAGATGCCCATGAAGCAGCCCAGATGCACCAGAACTTTtcccagcagctcctgcaggacCACATCGCCGCATGCAGCCTCCCCGAACACAACCTCATCAGT TGGACAGACGGCCTCCCCCCTGTGCAGTTTCAGCCTCAGAACGGACCTGCTACCAGCCTGGCCAACCTGCTCTGA
- the mau2 gene encoding MAU2 chromatid cohesion factor homolog isoform X2: MAASTEAPEPWYLALLGFAEHFRTSSPPKIRLCVHCLQAVFQFNPPPRVEARTHLQLGSVLYRHTKNSQLSQTHLEKAISQFEDVKFEAASILSEFYCQQNLVDSAKPVLRKAIQISQQTPYWHCRLLFQLAQLHALEKDLVSACDLLGVGAEYARVMGSEYTRALFLLSKGMLLLMERKLGEVHPLLSLCGTIVENWQGNPIQKESLRVFFLVLQVTHYLDAGQVKSVKPCLKQLQQCIQTISTLHDDEILPTNPAALFHWLPKEHMCVLVYLVTVMHSMQAGYLEKAQKYTDKALMQLEKLKMLDSSPILSTFQVILLEHIIMCRLVTGHKATALQEISQVCQLCQQSPRLFTNHAAQLHTLLGLYCVSVNCMDNAEAQFTAALQMTTHQELWTFIVTNLASVYIREGNRHQELYSLLERINPDHNFPVSSHCLRAAAFYIRGLLSFFQGRYNEAKRFLRETLKMSNAEDLNRLTACSLVLLGHIFFVLGNHRESNNMVVPAMQLASKIPDMSVQLWSSALLKDLNKACGNTIDAHEAAQMHQNFSQQLLQDHIAACSLPEHNLISWTDGLPPVQFQPQNGPATSLANLL, encoded by the exons ATGGCAGCGAGCACAGAGGCCCCGGAGCCCTGGTACCTAGCCCTGCTGGGCTTCGCAGAACATTTCCGCACGTCGAGTCCGCCGAAGATCCGGCTGTGCGTCCACTGTCTGCAGGCAGTGTTTCAGTTCAACCCGCCTCCGAGGGTCGAGGCCCGGACTCACCTTCAGCTGGGCTCGGTGCTGTACCGACACACAAAGAACAGCCAGCTGTCCCAAACTCACCTGGAGAAAGCG ATCTCCCAATTTGAAGATGTGAAGTTTGAAGCAGCAAGTATCCTGTCAGAGTTCTACTGTCAGCAG AACTTGGTGGACTCTGCAAAACCAGTGCTGCGGAAGGCCATCCAGATCTCACAGCAAACACCCTACTGGCACTGCAGACTACTTTTTCAGCTCGCA CAACTACATGCACTGGAAAAGGACTTGGTATCTGCGTGTGATCTCCTTGGAGTCGGAGCAGAGTACGCAAGAGTGATGGGCTCAGAGTACACAAG AGCTCTGTTTTTACTAAGTAAAGGAATG ctgctgctgatggagcGGAAGCTGGGCGAGGTGCACCCTCTGCTGTCACTGTGCGGGACCATTGTAGAGAACTGGCAGGGAAACCCCATTCAGAAGGAATCCCTCAGGGTCTTTTTCCTGGTGCTGCAAGTTACACACTACCTGGATGCTGGACAG GTAAAGAGTGTGAAGCCGTGTCTGAAGCAGCTTCAGCAGTGTATCCAGACCATCTCCACTCTCCACGATGATGAGATCCTTCCCACTAATCCAGCGGCTCTCTTCCACTGGCTGCCCAAAGAGCacatgtgtgtgcttgtgtaccTG GTGACAGTGATGCACTCCATGCAGGCGGGCTACTTGGAGAAGGCACAGAAGTACACAGACAAAGCTCTCATGCAGCTGGAGAAGCTGAAGA TGCTGGACAGCAGTCCCATCCTGTCCACGTTCCAAGTCATCCTGCTGGAGCACATCATCATGTGCCGGCTGGTCACCGGACACAAAGCCACAGCTTTACAAGAG ATTTCTCAGGTTTGCCAGCTTTGTCAGCAGTCTCCCCGGCTGTTTACAAATCATGCTGCTCAGCTTCATACACTACTG GGCCTCTACTGTGTTTCCGTGAACTGTATGGATAATGCTGAAGCTCAGTTCACTGCTGCTCTACAG aTGACAACGCACCAAGAGCTGTGGACATTTATTGTGACCAACCTGGCCAGCGTCTACATCCGGGAAGGCAACAGACATCAAGAG ctttacagccttcTAGAGAGAATTAATCCTGATCACAACTTTCCTGTCAG CTCTCATTGTCTACGAGCTGCAGCGTTTTACATCAGAGGGCTTCTGTCTTTCTTCCAGGGACGTTACAACGAGGCCAA AAGATTTCTGAGGGAGACCCTGAAGATGTCTAATGCTGAGGATCTGAACAGGCTGACTGCCTGCTCACTGGTCCTGCTGGGTCACATCTTCTTTGTCCTGGGCAACCACAGG GAAAGTAACAATATGGTGGTTCCTGCCATGCAGCTGGCCAGCAAGATCCCAGACATGTCCGTGCAGCTCTGGTCCTCTGCGCTTCTCAAAG ATCTGAACAAGGCTTGTGGAAACACCATAGATGCCCATGAAGCAGCCCAGATGCACCAGAACTTTtcccagcagctcctgcaggacCACATCGCCGCATGCAGCCTCCCCGAACACAACCTCATCAGT TGGACAGACGGCCTCCCCCCTGTGCAGTTTCAGCCTCAGAACGGACCTGCTACCAGCCTGGCCAACCTGCTCTGA